A part of Bacillus rossius redtenbacheri isolate Brsri chromosome 1, Brsri_v3, whole genome shotgun sequence genomic DNA contains:
- the LOC134527224 gene encoding proline-rich protein 36-like, whose translation MSPVCPAELHTRPHDHRAGEHRGLCLLAAGARGPPSSPPSRAPVPPHSTPGGAVMVGPSTSGAPPDAAESAIPSVGPPLSRLIRGERSLGTSGVPMLPRRMVRPLVYSQPRVVPSVGAYIVMLPVPPRRRLQCPECPVGSRGMARPVGEFSAWPALAKHLRRYHPGLRQFRARFGCRHCGRAFDSLKQANLHTRYCQHLRELMPSPTPPRHHREETTTPTIRMLTTLSSRPRMTIPGTRAWRPACHHYPRCPVSVLCARPPEQSPPSGSPRSRDCVRVTAGWHGDAAALPTSSGEPTGGSPVGPDMHPASSPVRPATPVAAGYPPPQGPQRLDFHRRLVVLPSGAVCVMAPLEEPPHHLCPVPGPVTSAVMHLGDTADAPAGPPRAHPPLWTLPKPWRLDVCAGPPGLTQPPSPPELATPRCLSTSAPRPDLPVSLGGVPVLPPTPPPPPRPHRLKRRLLATRREEPGANAARDTSEEVQLPLPESTVLEMVALVHAPPAEAGSPPLLRGSVPGRRALGAGDACSPSVRPRMPGNPAPHGYGDRVDNLDAMTLVPDPPPGSSLMPHDRWAPASAQAPIDTPAHPVSAATAPRDAPPRAPIAPLRESRAPCTYLRGFRPWRPRRPSWLSAGVLDPNTLGLPLPPTPAPREPPITQEASTQTRGSAPPQNDAPTASPTAGGGALPGGPGEARERRRRVRGRVTTVTVHPLLRSAGGPTCRDRAVIPPNLVAMIRVAALANLLLRDALALTPPPQMVAAVIRQSTR comes from the exons ATGTCCCCGGTTTGCCCCGCCGAGCTACACACCCGCCCCCACGACCACCGTGCTGGGGAGCACCGCGGACTGTGCCTGCTTGCCGCTGGCGCCCGGGGGCCACCGTCGTCCCCGCCGAGCCGCGCCCCTGTCCCTCCACACTCTACGCCTGGGGGGGCCGTCATGGTAGGCCCCAGCACGTCTGGAGCGCCACCGGATGCCGCCGAGTCTGCCATCCCTTCTGTCGGTCCGCCGCTCTCCCGACTGATTAGGGGGGAGCGCTCTTTGGGCACCAGCGGCGTACCAATGTTGCCTCGGCGCATGGTGCGCCCCCTGGTCTACTCTCAGCCCAGAGTCGTCCCCTCGGTTGGTGCTTATATAGTGATGCTGCCTGTCCCACCGCGGCGGCGGCTGCAATGCCCCGAGTGCCCGGTGGGGAGCCGCGGCATGGCGCGACCGGTGGGGGAGTTTTCAGCCTGGCCTGCCCTGGCGAAGCACCTCCGGCGCTACCACCCGGGACTCCGGCAGTTCCGAGCCAGGTTTGGGTGTCGCCACTGCGGTCGTGCGTTCGACTCGCTAAAGCAAGCGAACTTGCACACGCGGTACTGTCAGCACCTCCGGGAGCTGATGCCCAGCCCGACCCCCCCCCGGCATCACCGCGAGGAGACGACAACCCCGACAATAAGGATGCTGACGACTTTGAGCTCACGCCCCAGGATGACCATCCCGGGGACTCGGGCCTGGCGCCCCGCCTGCCACCATTACCCCCGGTGCCCGGTGTCGGTGCTGTGCGCGCGACCACCTGAGCAGTCCCCCCCAAGTGGCTCTCCTCGCTCCCGGGACTGTGTGC GAGTCACCGCAGGGTGGCATGGAGACGCCGCCGCCCTGCCGACCTCGAGCGGGGAGCCCACCGGTGGCTCCCCCGTGGGGCCGGACATGCACCCCGCCTCTTCACCAGTGCGTCCTGCGACACCGGTGGCCGCCGGGTACCCGCCCCCCCAGGGGCCGCAGCGCCTCGACTTCCACCGACGCCTGGTGGTACTGCCATCTGGTGCGGTGTGCGTTATGGCGCCGCTGGAAGAGCCCCCCCACCACCTGTGCCCTGTACCCGGGCCTGTCACATCGGCTGTGATGCACCTGGGGGATACCGCGGATGCTCCCGCTGGCCCGCCGCGGGCACACCCGCCGCTGTGGACGCTCCCGAAGCCTTGGCGCCTCGACGTCTGTGCTGGGCCACCCGGACTCACGCAGCCGCCTTCGCCGCCGGAGCTCGCGACGCCGCGATGCCTGTCGACATCGGCTCCCCGGC CCGACCTGCCCGTGAGCCTCGGTGGGGTGCCGGTCCTCCCCCCCACCCCGCCGCCACCGCCACGTCCCCACCGCCTCAAGCGGCGACTTCTCGCTACGAGGCGGGAGGAGCCAGGGGCGAATGCTGCGCGGGACACCTCCGAGGAGGTCCAGCTGCCTCTGCCCGAATCCACTGTGCTTGAGATGGTGGCGCTGGTGCACGCGCCCCCTGCGGAGGCCGGTTCGCCTCCGTTGCTGCGTGGGTCTGTTCCTGGACGACGAGCCCTGGGTGCGGGGGATGCCTGCTCGCCAAGTGTGCGCCCGCGTATGCCAGGCAACCCAGCACCACACGGATACGGAGATCGGGTGGACAACCTGGATGCCATGACACTAGTCCCAGACCCGCCGCCTGGCTCCTCTTTGATGCCCCACGACCGCTGGGCCCCTGCCTCAGCACAGGCGCCAATCGACACCCCGGCCCATCCTGTCTCTGCTGCAACTGCCCCCAGGGACGCTCCTCCCCGTGCGCCCATTGCTCCCCTGCGGGAAAGCAGGGCACCATGCACCTATTTACGGGGGTTCAGACCTTGGCGGCCGCGGCGACCCAGCTGGCTCTCTGCAGGTGTGCTCGACCCCAACACCCTGGGCCTGCCGCTCCCGCCCACCCCGGCTCCCAGGGAGCCTCCGATCACCCAGGAGGCCTCGACCCAGACACGAGGCAGCGCACCTCCGCAGAATGATGCACCGACCGCATCCCCAACAGCCGGTGGAGGTGCCCTGCCCGGTGGTCCCGGGGAAGCCCGGGAACGCCGTCGTCGAGTGCGGGGACGTGTAACCACGGTGACCGTGCACCCGCTGCTCCGCAGCGCCGGGGGACCCACCTGCCGGGACCGGGCCGTGATCCCTCCCAACCTGGTGGCGATGATCAGGGTGGCAGCCCTGGCCAACCTGTTGTTGCGCGACGCCCTGGCCCTGACCCCTCCGCCCCAGATGGTGGCCGCAGTGATCCGGCAGTCGACACGCTAA
- the LOC134527497 gene encoding uncharacterized protein LOC134527497, translating to MIEFVIVLIFCVVLVIAVMVIGCGMGKATSSQRQMDIINVAQNLYVLIRKGDLKKCDVTQTTAFLLNIAKSTVLKYYKKDIEEVSTPGKKRKKRPQEGKSLDTVDDFTVNAIRNAIYRMYAEGLNVTVDTILKEIRERQIDYYGGRSSLHKLLKKMGFSWTTVDGRKALIENENIVLQRIDFLRKYKEEKERGTVSKSWQDKSLQSAKRRTVGDGKRFIVVNAGGRTGFVPGAGLLFVSGQKTADYHGEMNGETFLMWFEDMLVHLEEPSVIIMDNASYHSTQVEKTPTTNWTKDALIAWLEKNEIKHENNFLKVELLRIAKQNKPRIRYEIDELARNYGHEILRLPPYHWHYNAIELVWAQCKHHYNSNVGRAKRFDNDAVAAIWKEALDASTPERWARCVDHVEKLIQADWEREVHIDSGTIPPLIIHLGEDSSSEDSDSEEFEVTTQQVDGDSEVLAVPLYDLPGCSY from the exons atgatagaatttgttatcgttttgatattttgtgtggttcttgtgattgctgtaatggtaattggttgcgggatggggaaagctacttcttcgcagcgtcagatggacatcattaacgtcgctcagaacttatatgttttaattaggaaaggcgacttgaagaaatgtgacgttacgcagacgaccgcgtttcttctcaacatcgcaaagtcaactgttctcaa gtactacaagaaagacattgaagaagtttcaacaccaggaaaaaagaggaaaaaaaggccacaggaaggaaagtcacttgacacagtcgacgatttcacagtaaatgcaatcaggaatgcaatttacaggatgtacgctgaag gtttgaatgttacagtcgacaccattttgaaagaaatcagggaaagacaaatagattattatggtggaagatcaagtcttcataaattgttaaagaagatgggattttcatggacaactgttgatggacgaaaagctttgatagagaatgaaaacatagtattgcagcgaatagatttcttgagaaagtataaagaagaaaaagaaagag gaactgtatcaaagtcatggcaggacaagagtctacaatctgcgaagagacgtactgttggagatggtaaaaggtttattgttgttaatgctggagggcgcactggctttgtgccaggagcaggattactttttgtttcaggtcagaagactgcagactaccatggtgagatgaatggggaaactttcttgatgtggtttgaagacatgttggtgcatcttgaggaacccagtgtcatcataatggacaatgcttcatatcacagcacccag gttgagaaaacacctaccacgaactggaccaaggatgcactgatcgcgtggctggagaagaatgagataaaacatgaaaataattttttgaaagtggagctgctgagaatagctaaacaaaacaagccccgaatacg atatgagatagacgagttggctcgtaactatggccacgaaattctacgactcccaccctatcactggcactataatgcaatcgaactagtttgggctcaatgtaaacaccattacaatagtaacgtggggcgggccaagagatttgacaatgatgcagttgcagccatctggaaagaggctcttgatgcttccacaccagagag atgggcgaggtgtgtggatcacgtggagaagctaattcaagcagactgggagagagaagtccacatagacagcggcaccattcctccactcatcatccacctcggcgaggatagttcaagtgaagacagtgacagcgaagaatttgaggttacgacacagcaagtagatggagacagtgaagtactggcagttcctctttatgatttacccgggtgttcttattaa